From Drosophila nasuta strain 15112-1781.00 chromosome X, ASM2355853v1, whole genome shotgun sequence, one genomic window encodes:
- the LOC132796361 gene encoding uncharacterized protein LOC132796361 yields MELIMVGGAVNTASPSTPGPGTQIHSYTFSAKRFQISCFVNNSSKMPLGRKLAIGSEEARRQRAELRISYGNKLSNMNLDRLRKQTQTQTQTQTHPHVEVSPMLSQSQATGTASLRRIASSFAQVSDVNCGSYAALPLEDCEDDVREELNEVLIRSEPFHLMAPKKPPARIPVSVPVAKELPAMIHREQRSNTCCSDADRLKSRACERWNQIAGTVSSLFRVRRYENAHPLAELRRLREQRDLLENFTRPFLYENTK; encoded by the coding sequence ATGGAACTTATCATGGTTGGCGGCGCTGTCAACACAGCTTCACCTTCCACTCCAGGCCCAGGCACACAAATTCACAGCTACACATTTTCGGCAAAACGTTTTCAAATTTCCTGCTTCGTGAACAACTCCTCCAAGATGCCGCTGGGCAGAAAGTTGGCCATTGGCTCCGAGGAGGCGCGTCGCCAACGCGCCGAGCTGCGCATCAGCTATGGCAACAAGTTGTCCAACATGAATCTGGATCGTTTGCGTAAGCAAAcgcaaacccaaacccaaacacAGACGCATCCCCATGTTGAGGTCAGTCCAATGTTGTCACAGAGCCAAGCAACGGGCACCGCATCGTTGCGTCGCATTGCCTCCAGCTTTGCCCAGGTTAGCGATGTGAATTGTGGCTCGTATGCTGCACTGCCGCTGGAGGATTGCGAGGATGATGTGCGCGAGGAGCTCAACGAGGTTCTCATACGCAGCGAGCCCTTCCATCTGATGGCCCCAAAGAAGCCGCCAGCTCGCATCCCAGTTTCAGTTCCAGTGGCCAAGGAGTTGCCAGCGATGATCCACCGAGAGCAGAGGAGCAACACTTGCTGCTCGGATGCCGACCGGCTGAAGTCGCGTGCCTGCGAGCGTTGGAATCAAATTGCAGGCACTGTGTCCTCGCTGTTCCGAGTGCGTCGCTATGAAAACGCTCATCCTTTGGCCGAGCTGCGGCGATTGCGCGAGCAACGCGATCTGCTCGAGAACTTTACGCGGCCTTTTCTCTACGAGAACACCAAGTAG
- the LOC132796360 gene encoding cyclin-dependent kinase 7 has protein sequence MLPLGDDKKDRYAKLSFLGEGQFAIVYKARDVVTSQIVAVKKIKKGSRDEARDGINRTALREIKILQELQHENIIGLVDVFGQLSNISLVFDFMDTDLEVIIKDTKIILTQANIKAYAIMTLRGLEYLHVNWILHRDLKPNNLLVNSDGVLKIGDFGLAKSFGSPNRIYTHHVVTRWYRSPELLFGARQYGVGVDMWAVGCILAELMLRVPFLPGDSDLDQLTRIFSVLGTPTEAEWPHLSKLHDYLLFRHFTGTPLQNIFTAAGNDMITLMRRLFAMNPLKRCSCREALSMPYFHNKPAPTVGPKLPMPSAILAAKEGAANAANPAQEKPGLKRKLVETTVRGNFLPQKKKLLF, from the coding sequence CACGCGACGTTGTGACCAGCCAAATTGTGGCCGTGAAGAAGATCAAGAAGGGCAGTCGCGACGAGGCACGCGATGGCATCAATCGAACAGCGTTGCGTGAAATCAAAATTCTGCAAGAGCTGCAGCATGAGAACATCATCGGATTGGTCGATGTCTTTGGCCAGTTATCGAACATATCGCTGGTGTTCGATTTCATGGACACCGATCTCGAGGTGATCATCAAGGACACCAAAATCATCTTGACCCAGGCGAACATCAAGGCATACGCAATAATGACGCTACGCGGTTTAGAATATTTGCACGTCAACTGGATATTGCATCGTGATCTCAAGCCCAACAATTTGCTGGTGAATAGCGATGGTGTGCTGAAGATTGGTGATTTTGGTTTGGCAAAAAGTTTCGGTTCACCGAATCGCATCTACACCCATCATGTGGTCACACGTTGGTATCGATCACCCGAGTTGCTCTTTGGTGCCCGCCAATATGGTGTCGGTGTCGATATGTGGGCCGTGGGCTGCATTCTCGCCGAGCTGATGTTGCGTGTACCCTTTCTGCCCGGCGACTCGGATCTGGATCAGTTGACGCGCATCTTCAGTGTGCTTGGCACACCCACCGAGGCGGAATGGCCGCATCTCAGCAAGCTGCACGATTATCTCCTGTTTCGCCATTTCACCGGGACACCgttgcaaaacattttcacAGCCGCTGGCAATGATATGATCACGCTAATGCGCCGCCTGTTTGCCATGAATCCCCTAAAGCGTTGCTCGTGCCGCGAGGCATTAAGTATGCCGTATTTTCACAATAAACCAGCGCCCACAGTGGGTCCCAAGCTGCCGATGCCATCGGCCATATTGGCGGCCAAGGAAGGTGCTGCGAATGCAGCGAATCCGGCACAGGAGAAGCCGGGACTCAAGCGCAAGCTGGTCGAGACAACGGTGCGTGGCAATTTCTTGCCGCAAAAGAAGAAGCTGTTAttctaa